One stretch of Myxocyprinus asiaticus isolate MX2 ecotype Aquarium Trade chromosome 23, UBuf_Myxa_2, whole genome shotgun sequence DNA includes these proteins:
- the LOC127414049 gene encoding probable G-protein coupled receptor 75: MCIMNSTAWPLDLAEFAKPRSYNSSQSQSVSTNGWALIHTATLASCSLLLVLIFCLGSYGNLVVFLSFFDPTFRKFRTNFDFMILNLSFCDLFICCIIAPMFALVLFLDTGDAGSGVSKGFCFAFHLTSSGFIIMSLETVAVIALHRLRMVLGQQPNRTASFPCTLALTALLWTTSFTLAALVTLRAYPKSSGPCLPHFGLTGNKAKVVLYVYIADFAFCVGVVSISYLMIAQELRKNAQVRKCPIITVDARHPPAPHPQLIAAGFEGMPCTVQVPSLYRNQTYNKLQHVQTHSFTKRTNQPLVPGAAAGATCCQLVSTVNLATAKDSKAVVTCVVIIISVLLCCLPLGISLAQDMVSPESSFIHYQFELCGFALIFLKSGINPFVYSRNSAGLRRRVLCCLQWLTLGFLCCKHKTRLHAMGKGSLEVNRNKSSHHETNSAYMLSPKLQRRLVDQACGPSHSRNCMPSPVATTGHKPRPPSTSTPINTRIEPYYSIYNSSPSVGPSSTNSLHPVNSQTTAFAKSYVAMHYHIHQEVLQDFDSTSAKQIPIPSV, encoded by the coding sequence ATGTGTATCATGAACAGCACTGCCTGGCCTTTGGACCTGGCAGAGTTTGCAAAACCTCGGAGCTACAACAGCTCCCAAAGCCAGTCTGTTTCCACAAACGGCTGGGCCTTGATCCACACGGCCACCCTTGCCTCCTGCTCCCTCCTGTTGGTCCTCATCTTTTGTCTTGGTTCTTATGGCAACCTGGTGGTCTTCTTGTCCTTCTTCGACCCCACGTTCCGCAAGTTCCGCACCAACTTCGACTTCATGATCCTCAACCTGTCCTTCTGCGACCTGTTTATTTGCTGCATCATTGCGCCCATGTTTGCACTGGTGCTATTTCTGGATACCGGAGATGCTGGCAGTGGAGTATCCAAGGGCTTTTGCTTTGCCTTCCACCTCACCAGCTCAGGCTTCATCATTATGTCCCTTGAGACAGTGGCTGTGATCGCCCTGCATCGCCTTCGCATGGTCCTGGGTCAGCAGCCCAACCGTACAGCCTCTTTCCCCTGTACTCTGGCCCTCACGGCTCTCTTATGGACCACCAGTTTCACTTTGGCAGCATTGGTTACCTTGCGAGCATATCCCAAGAGCTCTGGTCCCTGCCTGCCCCACTTTGGTCTCACTGGAAACAAGGCCAAGGTAGTATTATATGTGTACATTGCAGATTTTGCTTTCTGTGTAGGTGTGGTGTCCATCTCGTACCTCATGATCGCCCAAGAGTTGAGGAAGAATGCACAGGTACGAAAGTGTCCCATTATTACAGTAGATGCGAGACATCCACCTGCTCCTCACCCACAGCTCATAGCTGCTGGTTTCGAGGGCATGCCGTGTACAGTGCAGGTGCCTTCGCTTTATCGCAACCAGACATACAACAAGCTCCAGCACGTCCAGACGCACTCCTTCACAAAGAGAACCAACCAGCCCCTAGTGCCTGGGGCTGCTGCTGGAGCAACCTGCTGTCAGCTGGTCTCCACAGTAAACCTGGCGACGGCAAAGGACTCTAAGGCTGTGGTGACATGCGTGGTGATCATCATCTCTGTGTTGCTGTGCTGTCTGCCACTAGGCATATCCTTGGCACAGGATATGGTGTCACCAGAAAGCAGCTTCATTCATTACCAGTTCGAGCTTTGTGGATTTGCCCTCATCTTCCTTAAGTCTGGCATCAACCCATTTGTGTACTCTCGGAACAGCGCTGGTTTGCGACGCCGTGTGCTCTGCTGTCTCCAGTGGCTGACTTTGGGCTTTTTATGCTGCAAGCACAAGACACGCCTGCATGCCATGGGCAAAGGGAGTCTGGAAGTCAATCGCAACAAGTCTTCACACCACGAGACCAACTCGGCTTACATGCTCTCTCCGAAGCTCCAGAGGAGGCTGGTGGACCAGGCTTGCGGACCCAGTCACTCCCGTAACTGCATGCCTAGTCCCGTTGCCACAACTGGACACAAGCCTCGGCCCCCAAGCACATCTACTCCCATCAATACACGCATAGAGCCCTACTACAGCATCTATAACAGCAGTCCGTCTGTAGGACCTAGTTCCACAAATAGCCTGCACCCGGTCAACTCTCAAACCACTGCCTTTGCCAAGAGCTATGTCGCTATGCACTACCACATCCACCAAGAGGTGCTGCAGGACTTTGACAGTACCTCAGCTAAGCAGATTCCAATCCCATCAGTCTGA
- the LOC127413800 gene encoding endoplasmic reticulum lectin 1-like produces MRVFLRCFWGIIWVGGSANRAGSPVFSDEIPFKINWAGEDFSLPLSGALYKEDDYVIMTTAEKEKYKCLLPSLSSTQEDDEKEYSGLSPAVLLEPLFKQSSCSYRIESYWTYEVCHGKYIRQYHEDKETGQFVTVIPSEDQRSQILSGNHEKNDGAETEKAKDSETEGSDTNTEVPTKNIEGQLTPYYPVEMGHGTECTLRQNQPRSTTVLYVCHPEAKHEILTIAEVLTCQYEVVVLTPLLCPHPKYRFKSSPVNDIFCHALGGSPLRPQSLSQLDREQEELLKPPFSSSSEREVRGSREDTSPVKEEAFTSTHKPLTVGGQSQVTVGITHISSLTDEQLIKEFLSGSYCLHGGVGWWKYEFCYGMHVHQYHEDKEQGKNIVVVGSWNREDHLNWAKKNVVRSFLKDGAKVIVVSHFYGHGDVCDPTGTPRQVIVKLKKFCLRCKESESPHAVTVYMLEPQTCKYILGVESPVICKILDTADENGLLSLPS; encoded by the exons ATGCGGGTGTTTTTGCGGTGCTTTTGGGGGATAATTTGGGTCGGAGGTTCTGCAAACCGTGCAGGATCGCCTGTGTTTTCTGATGAAATTCCCTTCAAAATTAACTGGGCTGGGGAAGACTTCAGCCTG CCATTGTCAGGGGCCCTTTACAAAGAAGATGATTATGTTATCATGACAACTGCAGAAAAAGAGAAGTACAAGTGCTTATTGCCATCTTTATCCAGCACCCAGGAG GATGATGAGAAAGAGTACAGCGGGCTGAGCCCAGCCGTGCTGCTGGAACCGTTATTCAAACAGAGCAGCTGCTCCTACAGG ATTGAGTCATATTGGACATATGAGGTATGCCACGGGAAGTATATACGACAGTACCATGAGGACAAGGAGACGGGGCAG TTTGTCACTGTCATTCCCTCAGAAGATCAGCGCTCACAAATACTATCTGGGAACCATGAAAAAAATGATGGTGCAG AAACAGAAAAAGCCAAGGACTCTGAAACAGAAGGATCAGACACCAACACAGAG GTGCCAACTAAGAATATAGAGGGTCAGCTGACGCCATACTATCCTGTAGAGATGGGACATGGGACTGAGTGCACTCTGAGACAGAATCAGCCTCGCTCCACCACAGTGCTGTACGTCTGTCACCCGGAGGCAAAACACGAGATCCTCACTATCGCTGAGGTCCTCACCTGTCAGTATGAGGTGGTGGTGCTCACGCCCCTACTTTGTCCTCACCCGAAATACAG GTTCAAGTCTTCACCAGTCAATGACATCTTTTGCCATGCTCTGGGTGGCTCTCCTCTCAGACCTCAGAGTCTCTCCCAGCTGGATCGTGAGCAGGAAGAGCTGCTTAAACCACCATTCAGCTCAAGCAGCGAGAGGGAGGTGAGAGGATCTAGG gAGGACACATCTCCAGTGAAGGAGGAGGCCTTTACCTCCACCCATAAGCCCCTGACAGTAGGCGGGCAATCTCAGGTCACTGTCGGCATCACCCATATCTCTAGTCTAACTGATGAACAGCTGATCAAGGAGTTCCTGAGTGGCTCATACTGTCTGCATGGG GGTGTTGGATGGTGGAAATATGAATTCTGTTATGGAATGCACGTCCACCAGTATCATGAG GATAAAGAGCAAGGAAAGAACATTGTGGTAGTGGGCAGCTGGAATCGGGAAGATCATTTGAACTGGGCCAAGAAGAATGTGGTGCGATCTTTTTTGAAAGATGGAGCGAAAGTGAT AGTTGTCTCTCACTTCTATGGCCATGGAGACGTATGTGACCCAACAGGAACACCGAGACAGGTTATAGTCAAGCTAAAGAAA TTCTGTCTTAGGTGTAAGGAATCAGAGTCGCCTCATGCTGTTACAGTATACATGCTGGAACCTCAGACCTGTAAATATATTCTTGGG GTTGAATCACCAGTAATCTGCAAGATCCTGGACACTGCAGATGAGAATGGACTTCTTTCTCTCCCTAGCTAG